In Saccharomonospora marina XMU15, one genomic interval encodes:
- a CDS encoding TetR/AcrR family transcriptional regulator, with the protein MQPTPPRTRRQQALLADLERLFLAEGFVGLTLDDLAAKLRCSKSTLYALAPSKEQLAVKVVAHFFKGAAERIERRIEHIADAREVVETYLAGVADELGKTSAAFMADVSAFEPARAVYELNSQVAARRLRSFIADGVEQGVFRQARADVIAELAALLIEAIQTGVVRARTGVRDADAFAALAQLLLGGVLRGEAAPG; encoded by the coding sequence GTGCAGCCCACCCCGCCCCGCACCCGCCGTCAGCAGGCCCTGCTGGCCGACCTCGAGCGGCTGTTCCTCGCGGAGGGATTCGTCGGGCTCACGCTGGACGATCTCGCGGCGAAACTGCGCTGCTCGAAATCGACGCTTTACGCACTGGCTCCCAGCAAGGAACAGTTGGCCGTCAAGGTGGTCGCCCACTTCTTCAAGGGCGCGGCCGAGCGCATCGAACGGCGGATCGAGCACATCGCCGACGCGCGAGAGGTGGTCGAAACCTATCTCGCCGGGGTCGCCGACGAGTTGGGCAAAACGTCGGCAGCCTTCATGGCCGACGTCAGCGCGTTCGAACCCGCCAGGGCTGTCTACGAGTTGAACTCCCAGGTCGCCGCCAGGCGGCTTCGCTCGTTCATCGCCGACGGCGTCGAGCAAGGAGTGTTTCGGCAAGCACGCGCCGATGTGATCGCCGAACTGGCAGCGCTGCTGATCGAGGCCATCCAGACCGGCGTGGTGCGTGCCCGCACCGGGGTGCGAGACGCCGATGCCTTCGCCGCGCTGGCACAACTACTGCTCGGCGGCGTGCTGCGCGGCGAGGCTGCGCCGGGCTAG
- a CDS encoding acyl-CoA dehydrogenase family protein — translation MPAQRLLPTTEAEDLLALTREIARDELAPIASEYEQACRFPREQFRLLGRSGLLGLPYSRRWGGAELTYEVYLQVLEEIAAAWMSVGVGLSVHTMSCFPLAHYGTDPQRDRWLPAMLEGDLLGAYALSETQAGSDAAALATRARRDGDAYVVNGTKAWVTHGGKADFYTTMVRTSAESSGSSGISCLLVDGETAGLSAAEPERKMGLTGSTTAQLIFDNARVDADRLIGEEGEGLKIALSALSSGRLGIAACSVGLAQAALDEAVAYAKQRVQFGKPVIDFQGMEFLLADMAAAVESARATYLDAARRRDRGMPFQRQSSIAKLVATDAAMKVTTDAVQVLGGAGYTRDFPVERYLREAKVPQIFEGTNQIQRMVIARELRKV, via the coding sequence ATGCCTGCGCAGCGGCTGCTGCCCACCACCGAGGCCGAGGACCTGCTGGCGCTCACTCGCGAGATCGCACGCGACGAGCTGGCCCCGATCGCGAGCGAGTACGAGCAGGCCTGCCGGTTTCCCCGTGAACAGTTCCGGCTGCTCGGCAGGTCGGGCCTGCTCGGGCTGCCCTACTCGAGACGATGGGGCGGCGCGGAGTTGACCTACGAGGTGTACCTCCAGGTCCTCGAGGAGATCGCGGCCGCGTGGATGTCGGTCGGGGTCGGCCTGTCCGTGCACACGATGTCGTGCTTCCCGCTGGCGCACTACGGCACGGACCCACAGCGCGACCGGTGGCTGCCCGCCATGCTCGAGGGAGACCTGCTCGGCGCCTACGCGTTGTCGGAGACACAGGCGGGCTCCGATGCCGCCGCGCTGGCGACCCGGGCACGCCGGGACGGCGACGCCTACGTGGTCAACGGCACGAAGGCGTGGGTCACCCACGGCGGCAAGGCGGACTTCTACACAACCATGGTGCGCACTTCCGCCGAGTCCTCGGGCAGCAGCGGCATCAGCTGCCTGCTCGTCGACGGTGAAACGGCAGGGCTTTCCGCCGCCGAGCCCGAGCGCAAGATGGGGCTCACCGGGTCGACCACCGCCCAACTGATCTTCGACAACGCCCGCGTCGACGCCGATCGGCTCATCGGCGAGGAGGGCGAAGGGCTCAAGATCGCGCTGTCGGCACTCTCCTCAGGCAGGCTTGGCATCGCCGCGTGCTCGGTGGGCCTCGCGCAGGCGGCGCTGGACGAGGCGGTCGCCTACGCCAAGCAGCGCGTGCAGTTCGGCAAGCCCGTCATCGACTTCCAGGGCATGGAGTTCCTGCTCGCCGACATGGCCGCGGCGGTGGAATCGGCACGCGCGACCTACCTCGACGCCGCGCGGCGCCGGGACAGGGGCATGCCGTTCCAGCGGCAGTCCTCGATCGCGAAGCTGGTCGCCACCGACGCCGCGATGAAGGTCACCACGGATGCCGTGCAGGTACTGGGCGGCGCCGGGTACACGCGGGACTTCCCGGTCGAACGCTACCTGCGTGAGGCGAAGGTGCCGCAGATCTTCGAGGGCACGAACCAGATCCAGCGCATGGTGATCGCCCGGGAACTGCGCAAGGTGTGA
- a CDS encoding carbohydrate kinase family protein → MIVSGGEALVDLVPAGSTMELLAPRLGGGPYNVALAAARLGAESAFLSRISTDRFGQALLDRLRESGVDTSLIQRGPEPTTLAVVALDGTNARYSFYTEGTADRFVTDPGPLPESTAVLSLGTLGMVLQPGAEVYETVLRREAGRGVLTALDPNIRADLIVSPNAYRARFSSWLPHVRLLKVSLQDAEWLAGGADVTAAVKGWLDSGPQAVVLTRGGEGLSVLTARGEAVGVPTVPVEVVDTIGAGDTVQGALLAWLVRREVTDLASLDTADWRAALGFAARAAAYTVSRSGAEPPTAEEMSPGV, encoded by the coding sequence GTGATTGTCTCCGGTGGCGAAGCGCTCGTCGACCTGGTTCCCGCCGGGTCCACTATGGAGCTGCTCGCTCCCCGGCTCGGCGGAGGGCCGTACAACGTCGCGCTCGCGGCAGCCAGATTGGGTGCCGAGAGCGCCTTCCTGTCCAGGATCTCGACGGATCGGTTCGGGCAGGCTTTGCTCGACCGGCTTCGTGAGTCCGGTGTGGACACCTCGCTGATACAGCGCGGACCGGAGCCGACGACGCTGGCCGTGGTCGCACTCGACGGCACGAACGCGCGCTACTCCTTCTACACCGAGGGAACGGCCGACCGTTTCGTCACCGACCCGGGCCCGCTGCCCGAAAGCACGGCGGTGTTGTCGCTCGGCACCCTCGGGATGGTGCTGCAACCCGGCGCCGAGGTCTACGAGACCGTGCTCCGTCGCGAGGCGGGCAGGGGTGTGCTGACCGCCCTCGACCCGAACATCAGGGCGGACCTGATCGTTTCGCCGAACGCCTACCGTGCCCGGTTCTCCTCCTGGCTGCCGCACGTGCGGCTGCTCAAGGTGTCGCTGCAGGACGCGGAATGGCTGGCGGGCGGAGCCGATGTCACCGCCGCCGTCAAGGGCTGGCTGGACTCGGGTCCACAGGCCGTCGTGTTGACCAGAGGAGGCGAGGGCCTGTCGGTACTGACCGCACGCGGCGAAGCCGTCGGCGTACCGACCGTGCCGGTGGAGGTCGTCGACACCATCGGCGCGGGGGACACCGTCCAAGGCGCACTGCTCGCGTGGCTGGTCCGGCGAGAAGTGACAGACCTGGCATCGCTCGACACAGCGGACTGGCGGGCGGCGCTCGGATTCGCGGCGCGTGCGGCCGCATACACCGTGTCGCGTAGCGGTGCGGAACCGCCGACGGCCGAGGAGATGTCTCCAGGCGTGTGA